The sequence below is a genomic window from Rhizobium gallicum bv. gallicum R602sp.
AGCAGCGCGACGCGGCGTGCTGGCCTCGATATCCGCCTTCGAGCCGTCCGGCTGGAGCCTTGTGCGCTTCACGCTTTTTCGCGACATGCCGTTGATCTCCAACGGAGACCAGATCTATCGCGTCGGCCATGTCTCCTTGCCCTAGGTCAGGTGGTCGCGCGCCGATAAAATGCCAATGACCCGGCAAGCGCGATGAGTGCGCCGCCGCTGATACGATCAAGCCACATGGCGCCGGAATTCTTGAGCAGGCGGACAGCCTGCGCACCGAAGACGGCGTATCCGAACATGATCACGAAATCGATCGAGGCGAAGATGACGGCAAGCACCGCATACTGAGCAGGCTGCGGTAGCGCAGGATCGATGAACTGCGGCAGGAAAGCCGAGAAGAATAGGTAGCCCTTGGGATTCGTGACTGCCACCATGAAGCTTTTCAGCCCGATCGAAAAGGCTGAAGCGGCGCTGCCGGCGCTTTCCACCTTCATTGCCGTTTCGATCGTCCCTTGAGAGCGCAGCATCATGATGCCGAGAAAGGCAAGATAGGCGGCACCCAAATATTTCAGCACGGAGAACCAGAATTCGGAGGCCGCAAGCAGCGCGCCGAGGCCGATCGCCACAGCACCGATCAGAACGAAATCCGAAAGCACGGCACCGAGCATGCCGGCAATCGCCCGGCGAGTGCCGTAACGCGAACCGTTGGTCAGCGCCAGGAGCACGGTCGGCCCCGGCGTTGCGATACCGACAAAGGAAACGGCAGCGAAAGCAAGAAGCGTGACGATATCCATAAGTCCCTCCAGAGCTCGGATATCGGAAGCTTGCATTTGCCGGGACCGCGATCAAGCCGAAAACGAAAAACCCGTTTCCTTCCGGGGCAGCGAGCTGGTTCGAGCCAACGCGAACGGATCACATGCCGCTTTGGCCGTCCGAGCCGATATAGGCGATGCGGAGCATATTGGTGGCGCCCGGCGTTCCGAGCGGCACGCCGGCCGAGATGATGATACGGTCGCCCGGCTTGCCGAAACCTTCGCCGGCGACGATGCGGCAGGCCCGGTTGACCATGTCGTCGAGATCGGTCGCGTCATGCGTGACGACACAGTGCAGGCCCCAGACGATCGCCAGCCGGCGGGCTGTCTTGATGATCGGCGAGAGTGCCAGCACCGGCACCTGCGGGCGCTCGCGCGAAGCGCGCAGGCCCGTCGTGCCAGACGAGGTGTAACAAACGATCGCCGAAAGCTTCAGCGTCTCGGCAATCTGGCGGGCGGCGAGAGAAATCGCATCGGCACCGGTTGCTTCCGGCTGGGCGCGCTGGGCATAGATGATGCCCGGATAATGAGGTTCGCGCTCGATGGCGCTGGCAATCGACGCCATCGTCGCAACGGCTTCGACCGGATAGTCGCCCGAGGCGGATTCAGCCGAAAGCATGACGGCATCGGCGCCTTCGAAAACGGCGGTCGCGACGTCCGAGACTTCGGCGCGTGTCGGCACCGGCGCGGAGATCATCGATTCCAGCATCTGGGTTGCGACGACGACCGGCTTGCCGGAGCGGCGGCAGGCGCGGATCAACTGCTTTTGGATGCCCGGAACGGATTCGAGCGGCATCTCGACGCCGAGATCGCCGCGGGCGACCATCAAGGCATCCGAGAGTTCGATGATTTCTTCGATGCGCTCGATTGCCTGGGGCTTCTCGATCTTCGACATCAGGCCGACCCGACCCCTGGCGATCTTGCGGACCTCCGCGAGATCTTCCGGGCGCTGGACGAAAGAGAGCGCGACCCAGTCGACGTCATCGGTCGCCAGAACGGCATCGAGATCGGTACGGTCCTTGTCCGTCAAAACGCCGACGCCCAGCAGTGTGTCGGGAAGGCTGATGCCTTTGCGGTCCGATATCTTCGTGCCGGAAATGACCGTCGTAACGATGCTCTTTCCGTCGCACCTTTCGGCACGCAATGCGAGCTTGCCATCATCGATCAGCAGACGGTGGCCGGGTTTGACGGCTTCAAGAATTTCCGGATGCGGCAGGAAGACACGGCTTTCATCGCCGGGTGCGTCATTGTTGTCGAGCGTAAAGGTCTGGCCCGGCTTTAGTTCAACCTTGGTTTCCGCAAACTTGCCGACACGAAGCTTCGGTCCCTGCAAATCGGCCAGGATGCCGATCGGACGACCGGAGCGGGCTTCGACCGCGCGAATACGCTGGATCAGAGTGCGCATCACGTCATGGCTTGCATGGCTCATGTTGATACGGAAAACGTCGGCACCGGCCTGGTGCAGCTTTTCGATCATCGCTTCTTCGCTCGAGGCGGGGCCGAGCGTTGCGAGGATTTTCACTTTGCGGTTACGCTTCATCAATTCGGACTTTCTTGCGTGCCGGGAGTGTCGGAAAGTTGGACCATCCAGCTGCCTTGGCGGCCCGTGTCATATTCCTTGAATCCCATCCTCTGATAACCGCGGGCATAGCAGTCCTGCACGCCCGCGATCTTGAACTCGTTTTCCGCCACGCACATCTGGATGTCGCCCGTCCAACGTCCCCCCCGGGCGGCATCCTCTGCGTAGAGGTAATAGTATCGCGACTGCAATTCTCCTTCGATCAGCGTCGCGCAGGTCGTTGCCGGGACCTGCCACCAACCTTCAGTGATCCACCCGTCCTTGGCACGGTATCCAATCGCCACACCCACAAGGTTCTGCGTGCCGTTGCAGACGCGAAAATCGGCACGCGCAACATCGGCAGCGAAAAACGGTGAGAGGGCAGCGAATGCAAATAAGGCGAAACGGGCAATCCCGGACCGGGTGAGGAAACTTGGTGCGGCTTGCATCAACACGGCTTCCGAATGGCTCCCACGGTTATTCGTTGTCCGTGCCTTCTTGCGCCGCCATCAAACGAATGTCAACGCGATGCTAATCGATTATATTCCTTTCTAACCTGCTCGTGATCACTGACTTGCCGCGGGCTGGTGCGCATTGCGCTTGAACCTGAAGCATGCGCATGCGATCAGTGACGGCGAGCGCCATGACGATCGGCAATTCCCTGATGAGTCCCTTCCAATCCTTCGAAATTCTACCTGGAAATCATGACAGCGGCATGGTGATTCTGGGCGATCACGCGATGAACCGCCTGCCTGAACGGTATGGTAGGCTCGGGCTTGCCGAATCCGCCTTCTCCCGCCATATCGCCTATGACATAGGCATCGAAGGCCTGGTGCGGGAGCTTTCCGCGAGGCTGGGGGTACCGGCCGTTCTTGGCGGCTTTTCGCGGCTTTTAATCGACCCGAACCGCGGCGAGGACGACCCGACGCTGATCATGAAAATTTCCGACGGCGCGATCATTCCTGGCAATCATCCGATCACAGATGAGGAGTGGAACTATCGCATCGAGGCGTTCCACCGTCCCTATCACAATGCCGTTGCCGAGACGATCGACAAGGTCGCCAACGCGACCGGCAACGCGCCCCTCGTGCTCTCGCTTCATTCCTATACGCCTGCCTGGAAAGGCGTACCGCGGCCATGGCATGCCGCCGTCCTCTGGGACAGCGACCGCCGCGCCGTCGCCCCTCTGCTTGACATGCTGAGCCGCGATCCCGATCTCGTGGTTGGCGACAACGAACCGTATGACGGCGCACTCAAAGGCGATACGATGTACCGGCACTGCATGGTCACCGGCATACCGCATGCGCTCGTCGAGATCCGTCAGGACCTGATCAGAAACGAGGCCGGCATTTGCGAATGGGCCGAACGCCTGGCTCCGCTCTTCGCGGCCATGAATGCCGATCCGGCGCTGCACGAATACGATGTCCATGTGTCGCGCACCGGCCCTTACGAATGAAGGAGAGCGAGATGACCGCACACAGCAAGGAAGAGCAGACCGAATTCGAAGCTGCCGCCTTCCGCCGCCTTGTCGCGCATTTGCGCGAACGGAGCGACGTTCAGAATGTCGACCTGATGAATCTCGCGGGTTTTTGCCGCAACTGCCTGTCGAACTGGTATCGCCAAGCCGCCGAGGCTGCGGGCGTGCCGCTGTCGAAGGACGAATCGCGCGAGATTATCTACGGCATGCCGTACGAAGACTGGAAAAACCTGCACCAGAACGAGGCCTCGGACGCACAAAAAACTGCATTTGAACTGAACAAGCCGCACAAATAGCTTCATGACGCCCGATTGGACTTGACCGCGGCGCAGCTTCGCGGCAGTCACTCCCCACCGAATTCAAGACGAGAAAATCAGGAGAACACGATGTCCGATGCTCATGGCGTCGCCCGCGATCAGCTTCGCGCTTTCATCGAGCGCATTGAACGGCTGGAAGAAGAAAAGAAGACCATCGCCGACGATATCAAGGACGTCTACGGCGAGGCAAAGGGCATGGGTTTCGACACCAAGATCCTGAAGAAGGTCGTCGCCCTTCGCAAGAAGGACGAGCAAGAGCGCATGGAAGAGGAAGCCATCCTCGATACCTATCTGCACGCGCTCGGCATGATCGAGTCCCCGCCGGAAGGCTGAGGATTGCCGTTGGCAGTTTTCAAGCCGCCGGATTACCCCGGCGGCTTTTTTGAATCATGCTTTAGAATTAGCCCGCTTTTTCCCATTGTGGTTTGCATCCGGCGCGATAATATCCCTCCGCCGCATACTGGAGCCGCGTCCGGTTCCGCTTAATTTTCAGTTATTTGGCTTAATGGTAG
It includes:
- a CDS encoding LysE family translocator translates to MDIVTLLAFAAVSFVGIATPGPTVLLALTNGSRYGTRRAIAGMLGAVLSDFVLIGAVAIGLGALLAASEFWFSVLKYLGAAYLAFLGIMMLRSQGTIETAMKVESAGSAASAFSIGLKSFMVAVTNPKGYLFFSAFLPQFIDPALPQPAQYAVLAVIFASIDFVIMFGYAVFGAQAVRLLKNSGAMWLDRISGGALIALAGSLAFYRRATT
- the pyk gene encoding pyruvate kinase, whose product is MKRNRKVKILATLGPASSEEAMIEKLHQAGADVFRINMSHASHDVMRTLIQRIRAVEARSGRPIGILADLQGPKLRVGKFAETKVELKPGQTFTLDNNDAPGDESRVFLPHPEILEAVKPGHRLLIDDGKLALRAERCDGKSIVTTVISGTKISDRKGISLPDTLLGVGVLTDKDRTDLDAVLATDDVDWVALSFVQRPEDLAEVRKIARGRVGLMSKIEKPQAIERIEEIIELSDALMVARGDLGVEMPLESVPGIQKQLIRACRRSGKPVVVATQMLESMISAPVPTRAEVSDVATAVFEGADAVMLSAESASGDYPVEAVATMASIASAIEREPHYPGIIYAQRAQPEATGADAISLAARQIAETLKLSAIVCYTSSGTTGLRASRERPQVPVLALSPIIKTARRLAIVWGLHCVVTHDATDLDDMVNRACRIVAGEGFGKPGDRIIISAGVPLGTPGATNMLRIAYIGSDGQSGM
- a CDS encoding DUF1036 domain-containing protein — its product is MQAAPSFLTRSGIARFALFAFAALSPFFAADVARADFRVCNGTQNLVGVAIGYRAKDGWITEGWWQVPATTCATLIEGELQSRYYYLYAEDAARGGRWTGDIQMCVAENEFKIAGVQDCYARGYQRMGFKEYDTGRQGSWMVQLSDTPGTQESPN
- a CDS encoding N-formylglutamate amidohydrolase codes for the protein MSPFQSFEILPGNHDSGMVILGDHAMNRLPERYGRLGLAESAFSRHIAYDIGIEGLVRELSARLGVPAVLGGFSRLLIDPNRGEDDPTLIMKISDGAIIPGNHPITDEEWNYRIEAFHRPYHNAVAETIDKVANATGNAPLVLSLHSYTPAWKGVPRPWHAAVLWDSDRRAVAPLLDMLSRDPDLVVGDNEPYDGALKGDTMYRHCMVTGIPHALVEIRQDLIRNEAGICEWAERLAPLFAAMNADPALHEYDVHVSRTGPYE
- a CDS encoding DUF1244 domain-containing protein — translated: MTAHSKEEQTEFEAAAFRRLVAHLRERSDVQNVDLMNLAGFCRNCLSNWYRQAAEAAGVPLSKDESREIIYGMPYEDWKNLHQNEASDAQKTAFELNKPHK
- a CDS encoding DUF2312 domain-containing protein; translation: MSDAHGVARDQLRAFIERIERLEEEKKTIADDIKDVYGEAKGMGFDTKILKKVVALRKKDEQERMEEEAILDTYLHALGMIESPPEG